One Natator depressus isolate rNatDep1 chromosome 3, rNatDep2.hap1, whole genome shotgun sequence DNA segment encodes these proteins:
- the LOC141983775 gene encoding uncharacterized protein LOC141983775 — protein MNAQLNDAFLEDPETLDSVAPSSEDEPGPPCFCSTPIQNVEEDSEDDGYEEFRRRLGMELTEPVPRRERNKVMQTIVRVAVYSVLNHCLREKLFEDCEGCVIDAPGQRHHDCVTWTSVDINCKLRGLCAELCLESLLNTVIAIGYAMQCLCLTQEHLAQGVTLINAVQFSGDPDHVLKKMTKPEDACLERYIDRLVRTKSYRTLLKKKAICKKSKRIKLENGEVPNMRYKTW, from the exons atgaatgctcag ctcaatgatgcttttctagaggacccggagactctagacagcgttgcaccaagcagcgaagatgaaccgggcccaccttgtttttgctcaacgccaatacaaaatgttgaagaggactccgaggatgacggctatgaggagtttaggaggaggcttggcatggaactgactgagccagtgccacgtcgtgagcgtaacaaagtcatgcagactattgtacgcgttgctgtttattctgttcttaatcactgtcttagggaaaagctttttgaagattgtgagggctgtgtcatagatgcaccaggccagcggcaccatgactgtgtgacttggacttcagtggatataaactgcaagctccggggcctgtgtgctgagctgtgtttggaaagcttattaaacactgtgattgccataggttatgctatgcaatgtctatgcctaacccaagaacatttagcacaaggggtgaccttgataaatgctgtgcaattcagtggagaccctgaccatgttttaaagaaaatgaccaaaccggaagatgcctgcttagagcgttatattgaccgtctggtccgcacaaaaagttacagaaccctgcttaagaaaaaggctatttgtaagaaatctaaaaggattaagttagaaaatggtgaggtgccaaacatgcgatataaaacttggtag